A genomic segment from Yimella sp. cx-51 encodes:
- the eno gene encoding phosphopyruvate hydratase — protein sequence MASIDAIIAREILDSRGNPTVEVEVVLDDGALGRAAVPSGASTGQFEAVERRDGDKKRYLGKGVEDAVDSVVEQLAPALLGYEADEQRLIDTEMIEIDGTPNKGKVGANAILGVSLAVAKAAAESAGLPLFRYVGGPNAHVLPVPMMNILNGGAHADSNVDIQEFMIAPIGAESFREALRWGTEVYHALKGVLHDKGLATGLGDEGGFAPNLESNRAALDLIVEAIKKAGYEPGKQIALALDVAASEFGDKSGYTFEGKKKSSKEMVDYYADLVANYPLVSIEDPLDEEDWDGWKAMTEVLGDKVQLVGDDLFVTNPERLQRGIDSDTANALLVKVNQIGSLTETLDAVDLAHRNGYRCMMSHRSGETEDVTIADLAVATNCGQIKTGAPARSDRVAKYNQLLRIEEELDDAAAYAGAGAFPRFK from the coding sequence GTGGCAAGCATTGACGCCATCATCGCCCGCGAGATCCTCGATTCCCGTGGCAACCCGACCGTCGAGGTCGAGGTCGTCCTGGACGACGGTGCCCTCGGTCGCGCCGCCGTTCCCTCCGGTGCTTCCACCGGTCAGTTCGAGGCCGTCGAGCGCCGCGACGGTGACAAGAAGCGTTACCTCGGCAAGGGCGTCGAGGACGCCGTCGACTCCGTTGTCGAGCAGCTCGCCCCGGCCCTGCTTGGTTACGAGGCGGACGAGCAGCGCCTCATCGACACCGAGATGATCGAGATCGACGGCACCCCCAACAAGGGCAAGGTCGGCGCCAACGCGATCCTCGGCGTCTCGCTCGCCGTCGCCAAGGCCGCCGCCGAGTCGGCCGGCCTGCCGCTGTTCCGCTACGTGGGTGGCCCCAACGCGCACGTCCTGCCCGTGCCGATGATGAACATCCTCAACGGTGGTGCGCACGCCGACTCCAACGTCGACATCCAGGAGTTCATGATCGCTCCGATCGGTGCCGAGTCCTTCCGTGAGGCGCTGCGCTGGGGCACCGAGGTCTACCACGCGCTCAAGGGCGTCCTGCACGACAAGGGCCTGGCCACCGGCCTGGGCGACGAGGGAGGCTTCGCGCCGAACCTCGAGTCCAACCGCGCCGCGCTCGACCTCATCGTCGAGGCGATCAAGAAGGCCGGTTACGAGCCCGGCAAGCAGATCGCGCTCGCGCTCGATGTGGCCGCCAGCGAGTTCGGTGACAAGTCGGGTTACACCTTCGAGGGCAAGAAGAAGTCGTCCAAGGAAATGGTCGACTACTACGCCGATCTCGTGGCCAACTACCCGCTGGTCTCCATCGAGGACCCGCTGGACGAGGAGGACTGGGACGGCTGGAAGGCCATGACCGAGGTGCTCGGCGACAAGGTGCAGTTGGTCGGCGACGACCTCTTCGTCACTAACCCCGAGCGTCTGCAGCGCGGCATCGACAGCGACACCGCCAACGCGCTGCTGGTGAAGGTCAACCAGATCGGTTCGCTCACCGAGACCCTCGACGCGGTCGACCTGGCTCACCGCAACGGCTACCGCTGCATGATGAGCCACCGTTCCGGTGAGACCGAGGACGTCACGATCGCCGACCTCGCCGTCGCCACGAACTGCGGCCAGATCAAGACCGGTGCACCGGCCCGTTCCGACCGCGTCGCGAAGTACAACCAGTTGCTGCGCATCGAGGAAGAGCTGGACGACGCGGCGGCCTACGCCGGCGCCGGCGCTTTCCCGCGCTTCAAGTGA
- a CDS encoding septum formation initiator family protein, with the protein MTRDSRPAGRSKGRGSSRPAAARRGPTRPTIARDERSATGRLAALRQHARQRPQSMRRLTILGGLLLFLAVIITPTLNSYLQQQHQIDKLGADVTQQRKDVASKQTELKRWQDPKFVKQQARDRLGFVTPGEQLTVLVDENGKAVGSVDPAGKKVSTNPWYGQVWQSVVSANRGGK; encoded by the coding sequence ATGACACGCGATTCGCGGCCAGCGGGCCGGTCGAAGGGCCGGGGCAGTTCACGGCCCGCTGCCGCGCGTCGCGGTCCTACCCGTCCGACGATCGCTCGGGACGAACGTTCCGCGACCGGGCGGCTGGCAGCGCTGCGCCAGCACGCCCGGCAGCGTCCGCAGTCGATGCGGCGGCTGACGATCCTGGGCGGTCTGTTGTTGTTCCTCGCGGTGATCATCACCCCGACCCTCAACAGCTATCTGCAGCAGCAGCACCAGATCGACAAACTCGGCGCAGACGTCACGCAGCAGCGCAAGGATGTCGCGTCCAAGCAGACGGAACTCAAGCGTTGGCAAGACCCGAAGTTCGTCAAGCAGCAGGCCCGCGACCGGCTCGGTTTCGTCACGCCAGGTGAGCAGCTCACCGTGCTGGTCGATGAGAACGGCAAGGCTGTCGGGTCGGTCGACCCGGCGGGCAAGAAGGTCTCCACCAACCCGTGGTACGGCCAGGTATGGCAGTCGGTCGTCTCGGCGAACCGGGGCGGCAAGTGA
- a CDS encoding DUF501 domain-containing protein, protein MAVGRLGEPGRQVSAAIDPADIAAIEAQLGRVPRGVVEIAGRCPCGCPTVVRTLPRLPDGTPFPTSFYATCPRLTGAISTLEASGMMREMTQALQDDPELAAAYRAAHDDYLRQRAELGQVEEIDGISAGGMPDRVKCLHVLVAHSIAVGPGVNPLGDKALAALPTWWENGCCTPREDEA, encoded by the coding sequence ATGGCAGTCGGTCGTCTCGGCGAACCGGGGCGGCAAGTGAGTGCTGCGATCGATCCGGCCGACATCGCCGCGATCGAAGCCCAGCTCGGACGTGTGCCCCGCGGAGTCGTCGAGATCGCCGGTCGTTGCCCGTGCGGTTGCCCCACGGTCGTCCGTACCCTCCCGCGCTTGCCGGACGGCACGCCGTTCCCCACCTCGTTCTACGCCACCTGCCCACGGCTCACCGGCGCGATCAGCACCCTCGAGGCCAGCGGCATGATGCGCGAGATGACGCAGGCGCTCCAGGACGACCCCGAACTCGCGGCGGCCTACCGGGCAGCCCACGACGACTACCTGCGCCAGCGCGCCGAACTCGGCCAGGTCGAGGAGATCGACGGTATCTCCGCTGGCGGTATGCCTGACCGCGTCAAGTGCCTGCACGTCCTGGTGGCCCACTCCATCGCGGTCGGCCCAGGAGTGAATCCGTTGGGAGACAAGGCATTGGCCGCTCTGCCCACGTGGTGGGAGAACGGTTGCTGCACACCCCGGGAGGACGAAGCATGA
- a CDS encoding Ppx/GppA phosphatase family protein: MRVGAIDCGTNSIRLLVADVDDSGVLTDVERTMRIVRLGQGVDVTGRIADEAMARTLEAARDYAKTCEELGVEKARFVATSASRDASNAAEFIDGVRDAFSHFGIAPEVVSGLEEASLSFRGATGDVIASGASAPYLVVDLGGGSTEFVRGTDSVERSISMDIGCVRMTERHLRSDPPTEREIAVALVDINAAIDEAEQEVGFEGIGSLVGLAGSIATITANALHLPGYDKKLIHGTRLPVADAESSCTELLSASREQRAAMPFMHPGRVDVIGAGALIWRTIVQRVAAASGIEATITSEKDILDGIALSVAD; encoded by the coding sequence ATGAGGGTCGGCGCGATCGACTGCGGCACCAATTCGATCCGGCTGCTGGTCGCCGACGTCGATGATTCAGGCGTGCTCACCGACGTGGAGCGCACCATGCGGATCGTCCGCCTCGGCCAAGGGGTCGACGTCACCGGCCGGATCGCCGACGAAGCAATGGCCCGGACGCTCGAAGCCGCCCGCGACTACGCGAAGACCTGTGAAGAACTCGGTGTCGAGAAAGCGCGGTTCGTCGCCACTTCTGCGTCCCGAGACGCTTCGAACGCCGCTGAGTTCATCGATGGTGTGCGAGATGCCTTCTCCCACTTCGGAATTGCTCCCGAGGTCGTCTCCGGCCTCGAAGAAGCCTCGCTGAGCTTCCGGGGCGCCACCGGCGATGTCATCGCCTCGGGTGCATCCGCTCCCTATCTCGTGGTCGATCTCGGCGGAGGGTCGACCGAGTTCGTGCGCGGCACCGACTCGGTCGAGCGCTCCATCTCGATGGACATCGGCTGTGTGCGTATGACCGAGCGCCACCTACGCTCCGACCCGCCCACCGAGCGGGAGATCGCAGTAGCACTGGTCGACATCAATGCTGCAATCGACGAGGCGGAGCAGGAGGTCGGCTTCGAGGGCATCGGATCACTGGTCGGTCTTGCCGGCTCGATCGCCACGATCACCGCCAACGCGCTCCACCTGCCCGGATACGACAAGAAGCTCATCCACGGCACGCGGTTGCCCGTGGCCGACGCTGAGAGCTCCTGCACCGAGTTGCTGTCGGCCTCGCGCGAACAGCGCGCGGCGATGCCTTTCATGCATCCCGGACGCGTCGATGTCATCGGTGCTGGGGCATTGATCTGGCGCACGATCGTGCAGCGCGTTGCCGCAGCCAGCGGCATCGAAGCCACGATCACCAGCGAGAAGGACATCCTCGACGGCATCGCGCTGTCGGTCGCCGACTGA